In one Mustela lutreola isolate mMusLut2 chromosome 8, mMusLut2.pri, whole genome shotgun sequence genomic region, the following are encoded:
- the LOC131838804 gene encoding tubulin alpha-1B chain isoform X2, with translation MRECISIHVGQAGVQIGNACWELYCLEHGIQPDGQMPSDKTIGGGDDSFNTFFSETGAGKHVPRAVFVDLEPTVIDEVRTGTYRQLFHPEQLITGKEDAANNYARGHYTIGKEIIDLVLDRIRKLADQCTGLQGFLVFHSFGGGTGSGFTSLLMERLSVDYGKKSKLEFSIYPAPQVSTAVVEPYNSILTTHTTLEHSDCAFMVDNEAIYDICRRNLDIERPTYTNLNRLISQIVSSITASLRFDGALNVDLTEFQTNLVPYPRIHFPLATYAPVISAEKAYHEQLSVAEITNACFEPANQMVKCDPRHGKYMACCLLYRGDVVPKDVNAAIATIKTKRSIQFVDWCPTGFKVGINYQPPTVVPGGDLAKVQRAVCMLSNTTAIAEAWARLDHKFDLMYAKRAFVHWYVGEGMEEGEFSEAREDMAALEKDYEEVGVDSVEGEGEEEGEEY, from the exons ATG CGTGAGTGTATCTCCATCCACGTCGGCCAGGCTGGTGTCCAGATCGGCAATGCCTGCTGGGAGCTCTATTGCCTGGAGCATGGCATTCAGCCCGATGGCCAGATGCCAAGTGACAAGACCATCGGGGGAGGAGACGACTCCTTCAACACCTTCTTCAGTGAGACGGGCGCTGGCAAGCATGTGCCCCGGGCCGTGTTTGTAGACCTGGAACCCACAGTCATTG atgaAGTTCGCACTGGCACCTACCGCCAGCTCTTCCACCCTGAGCAGCTCATCACAGGCAAGGAAGATGCTGCCAACAACTACGCCCGAGGGCACTACACCATTGGCAAAGAGATCATTGACCTTGTCTTGGACCGAATTCGGAAGCTG GCTGACCAGTGCACAGGTCTTCAGGGCTTCTTGGTTTTCCACAGCTTTGGAGGGGGGACTGGTTCCGGGTTCACCTCCCTGCTGATGGAACGTCTCTCTGTCGATTATGGCAAGAAGTCCAAGCTGGAGTTCTCCATCTACCCAGCCCCTCAGGTTTCCACAGCTGTAGTTGAGCcctacaattccatcctcactaCCCACACCACCCTGGAGCACTCTGATTGTGCCTTCATGGTAGACAACGAGGCCATCTATGACATCTGTCGTAGAAACCTCGATATTGAACGCCCAACCTACACTAACCTTAACCGCCTTATTAGCCAGATTGTGTCCTCCATCACCGCTTCCCTCAGATTTGATGGAGCCCTGAACGTTGATCTGACAGAATTCCAGACCAACCTGGTGCCCTATCCCCGTATCCACTTCCCTCTGGCCACCTATGCCCCCGTCATCTCTGCTGAGAAAGCCTACCATGAACAGCTTTCTGTAGCAGAGATCACCAATGCGTGCTTTGAGCCAGCCAACCAGATGGTGAAATGTGACCCTCGCCATGGTAAATACATGGCTTGCTGCCTGTTGTACCGTGGCGATGTGGTTCCCAAAGATGTCAATGCCGCCATTGCCACCATAAAGACCAAGCGCAGCATCCAGTTCGTGGACTGGTGCCCCACTGGCTTCAAAGTGGGCATTAATTACCAGCCTCCCACAGTGGTGCCCGGTGGAGACCTGGCCAAAGTCCAGCGAGCTGTGTGCATGCTGAGCAACACCACAGCCATCGCTGAGGCCTGGGCTCGCCTGGACCACAAGTTTGACCTGATGTATGCCAAGCGTGCCTTTGTTCACTGGTATGTGGGGGAGGGCATGGAGGAAGGGGAGTTTTCTGAGGCCCGTGAGGACATGGCTGCCCTTGAGAAGGATTATGAGGAGGTTGGTGTAGATTCTGTTGAAGGAGAGggtgaagaagaaggagaggaatacTAA
- the LOC131838804 gene encoding tubulin alpha-1B chain isoform X1 produces MRECISIHVGQAGVQIGNACWELYCLEHGIQPDGQMPSDKTIGGGDDSFNTFFSETGAGKHVPRAVFVDLEPTVIDEVRTGTYRQLFHPEQLITGKEDAANNYARGHYTIGKEIIDLVLDRIRKLADQCTGLQGFLVFHSFGGGTGSGFTSLLMERLSVDYGKKSKLEFSIYPAPQVSTAVVEPYNSILTTHTTLEHSDCAFMVDNEAIYDICRRNLDIERPTYTNLNRLISQIVSSITASLRFDGALNVDLTEFQTNLVPYPRIHFPLATYAPVISAEKAYHEQLSVAEITNACFEPANQMVKCDPRHGKYMACCLLYRGDVVPKDVNAAIATIKTKRSIQFVDWCPTGFKVGINYQPPTVVPGGDLAKVQRAVCMLSNTTAIAEAWARLDHKFDLMYAKRAFVHWYVGEGMEEGEFSEAREDMAALEKDYEEVGVDSVEGEGEEEGEEY; encoded by the exons CGTGAGTGTATCTCCATCCACGTCGGCCAGGCTGGTGTCCAGATCGGCAATGCCTGCTGGGAGCTCTATTGCCTGGAGCATGGCATTCAGCCCGATGGCCAGATGCCAAGTGACAAGACCATCGGGGGAGGAGACGACTCCTTCAACACCTTCTTCAGTGAGACGGGCGCTGGCAAGCATGTGCCCCGGGCCGTGTTTGTAGACCTGGAACCCACAGTCATTG atgaAGTTCGCACTGGCACCTACCGCCAGCTCTTCCACCCTGAGCAGCTCATCACAGGCAAGGAAGATGCTGCCAACAACTACGCCCGAGGGCACTACACCATTGGCAAAGAGATCATTGACCTTGTCTTGGACCGAATTCGGAAGCTG GCTGACCAGTGCACAGGTCTTCAGGGCTTCTTGGTTTTCCACAGCTTTGGAGGGGGGACTGGTTCCGGGTTCACCTCCCTGCTGATGGAACGTCTCTCTGTCGATTATGGCAAGAAGTCCAAGCTGGAGTTCTCCATCTACCCAGCCCCTCAGGTTTCCACAGCTGTAGTTGAGCcctacaattccatcctcactaCCCACACCACCCTGGAGCACTCTGATTGTGCCTTCATGGTAGACAACGAGGCCATCTATGACATCTGTCGTAGAAACCTCGATATTGAACGCCCAACCTACACTAACCTTAACCGCCTTATTAGCCAGATTGTGTCCTCCATCACCGCTTCCCTCAGATTTGATGGAGCCCTGAACGTTGATCTGACAGAATTCCAGACCAACCTGGTGCCCTATCCCCGTATCCACTTCCCTCTGGCCACCTATGCCCCCGTCATCTCTGCTGAGAAAGCCTACCATGAACAGCTTTCTGTAGCAGAGATCACCAATGCGTGCTTTGAGCCAGCCAACCAGATGGTGAAATGTGACCCTCGCCATGGTAAATACATGGCTTGCTGCCTGTTGTACCGTGGCGATGTGGTTCCCAAAGATGTCAATGCCGCCATTGCCACCATAAAGACCAAGCGCAGCATCCAGTTCGTGGACTGGTGCCCCACTGGCTTCAAAGTGGGCATTAATTACCAGCCTCCCACAGTGGTGCCCGGTGGAGACCTGGCCAAAGTCCAGCGAGCTGTGTGCATGCTGAGCAACACCACAGCCATCGCTGAGGCCTGGGCTCGCCTGGACCACAAGTTTGACCTGATGTATGCCAAGCGTGCCTTTGTTCACTGGTATGTGGGGGAGGGCATGGAGGAAGGGGAGTTTTCTGAGGCCCGTGAGGACATGGCTGCCCTTGAGAAGGATTATGAGGAGGTTGGTGTAGATTCTGTTGAAGGAGAGggtgaagaagaaggagaggaatacTAA
- the LMBR1L gene encoding protein LMBR1L isoform X4, with the protein MEAADYEVLSVREQLFHERVRECIISTLLFATLYILCHIALTHFRKPAEFTTVDDEDATVNKIALELCTFTLAVALGAVLLLPFSIISNEVLLSLPRNYYIQWLNGSLIHGLWNLIFLFSNLSLIFLMPFAYFFTESEGFAGSRKGVLGRVYETVVMLMLLTLLVLGMVWVASAIVDNNKASRESLYDFWEYYLPYLYSCISFLGVLLLLVCTPLGLARMFSVTGKLLVKPRLLEDLEEQLYCSAFEEAALTRRICNPTSCWLHLDVELLHRQVLALQTQRVLLEKRRKASAWQRNLGYPLAMLCLLVLTGLSVLIVAIHILELLIDEAAMPRGMQDASLGQVSFSKLGAFGAVIQVILIFYLMVSSVVGFYSSPFFRSLRPRWHDTAMTQIIGNCVCLLVLSSALPVFSRTLVQETEAQKFMESAADHTIS; encoded by the exons ATGGAAGCAGCTGACTACGAAGTGCTATCCGTGCGAGAGCAGCTCTTCCACGAGAGGGTTCGCGAGTGCATT ATCTCAACACTTCTGTTTGCGACACTCTACATCCTCTGCCACATCGCCCTGACCCACTTCAGGAAGCCTGCTGAGTTCACCACAG TAGACGATGAAGATGCCACAGTCAACAAGATTGC GCTCGAGCTCTGCACCTTTACTCTGGCCGTCGCCCTGGGTGCTGTCCTGCTCCTGCCCTTCTCCATTATCAGCAACGAGGTGCTCCTCTCACTGCCTCGGAACTACTATATCCAGTGGCTTAATGGCTCCCTCATCCATG GCCTCTGGaacctcatttttctcttctccaacCTGTCCCTCATCTTCCTCATGCCCTTTGCATACTTCTTCACTGAGTCTGAGGGCTTCGCTGGCTCCAGAAAG GGTGTCCTGGGCCGGGTCTACGAGACGGTGGTGATGTTGATGCTCCTCACCCTACTGGTGCTGGGTATGGTATGGGTGGCATCGGCCATTGTGGACAACAACAAGGCCAGCAGGGAGTCACTCTATG ACTTCTGGGAGTACTACCTCCCCTACCTCTACTCCTGTATCTCCTTTCTTGGAGTCCTGCTACTCCTGG tgtGTACTCCACTAGGTCTCGCCCGCATGTTCTCGGTCACTGGGAAGCTACTGGTCAAGCCTCGG CTGCTAGAAGACCTAGAGGAGCAGCTGTACTGCTCAGCCTTTGAGGAGGCAGCTTTAACCCGCAGGATTTGCA ATCCCACCTCTTGCTGGCTGCATTTGGATGTGGAGCTGCTGCACAGACAGGTCCTGGCTCTGCAGACACAGAGGGTCCTGCTGG AGAAGCGGCGGAAGGCCTCAGCCTGGCAGCGGAATCTGGGTTACCCTCTGGCCATGCTGTGCTTGCTGGTGCTGACG GGCCTCTCTGTGCTCATTGTGGCCATCCACATCCTGGAGCTGCTCATTGATGAGGCTGCCATGCCCCGGGGCATGCAG GATGCCTCCCTGGGCCAGGTCTCCTTCTCCAAGCTGGGCGCCTTTGGTGCCGTCATTCAGGTTATACTCATCTT TTACCTGATGGTATCCTCAGTTGTGGGATTCTACAGCTCTCCATTCTTCCGGAGTCTGCGGCCCAGATGGCATGACACAGCCATGACACAG